One Thermus sp. CCB_US3_UF1 DNA window includes the following coding sequences:
- the fba gene encoding class II fructose-1,6-bisphosphate aldolase, translating into MLVTGLEILKKARAEGYGVGAFNTNNMELTQAILEAAEELKSPVILALSEGAMKYGGRALTRMVVALAQEARVPVAIHLDHGSSYESVLKALREGFTSVMIDKSHEDFETNVRETRRVVEAAHAVGVTVEAELGRLAGIEEHVAVDEKDALLTNPEEARVFMERTGADYLAVAIGTSHGAYKGKGRPFIDHPRLERIASLVPAPLVLHGASSVPQELIQRFRDSGGEIGEAAGIHPEDIKKAIALGIAKINTDTDLRLAFTALIREGLLKNPKEFDPRKYLGPAREAVKEVVKSRMELFGSVGKAL; encoded by the coding sequence ATGCTGGTGACCGGTTTGGAGATCCTGAAGAAGGCGCGGGCCGAAGGCTACGGGGTGGGGGCCTTCAACACCAACAACATGGAGCTCACCCAGGCCATCCTCGAGGCCGCCGAGGAGCTCAAAAGCCCGGTGATCCTGGCCCTTTCCGAGGGGGCCATGAAGTACGGGGGGCGGGCCCTGACCCGGATGGTGGTGGCCCTGGCCCAGGAGGCCCGGGTGCCCGTGGCCATCCACCTGGACCACGGCTCCAGCTACGAGAGCGTCCTCAAGGCCTTGCGGGAGGGCTTCACCAGCGTCATGATCGATAAGTCCCACGAGGACTTTGAGACCAACGTGCGGGAGACCCGGCGGGTGGTGGAGGCGGCCCACGCCGTGGGGGTGACGGTGGAGGCGGAGCTGGGCCGCCTGGCGGGGATTGAGGAGCACGTGGCCGTGGACGAGAAGGACGCCCTCCTCACCAACCCCGAGGAGGCTAGGGTCTTCATGGAGCGCACCGGGGCCGATTACCTGGCGGTGGCCATCGGCACCAGCCACGGGGCCTACAAGGGCAAAGGCCGCCCCTTCATCGACCATCCCCGCCTGGAGCGGATCGCCTCCTTGGTCCCCGCGCCCTTGGTCCTCCACGGGGCCAGCTCCGTGCCCCAGGAGCTCATCCAGCGCTTCCGGGACTCGGGGGGCGAGATCGGGGAGGCGGCGGGCATCCACCCTGAGGACATAAAGAAGGCCATCGCCCTGGGGATCGCCAAGATCAACACCGACACCGACCTGCGCCTGGCCTTCACCGCCCTCATCCGGGAGGGCCTCCTGAAAAACCCCAAGGAGTTTGACCCCCGGAAGTACCTGGGCCCGGCCCGGGAGGCGGTGAAGGAGGTGGTGAAAAGCCGGATGGAGCTTTTCGGCTCCGTGGGCAAGGCCCTTTAG
- a CDS encoding type IV pilus twitching motility protein PilT, with protein sequence MSEAFVQEGKGSLLEMLKAMVQARASDIHLQAGAPPVIRVDGRLRPFGNRPLTPKDTEAIVRALLTPEQQEELEYRKEMDFAYTIPGVARFRCNLLRQRGSFGLVMRVVAEVIPSFEALGLPREVMEGLAAKERGLILVTGPTGSGKSTTLAALIDHINLHYAKNIITIEDPIEFLHRHKKSLVVQREVGLDTDSFYSGVKYAMRQDPDVILIGEMRDKETVEAALMAAQTGHLVLSTLHTLDAWRTINRIIEFFPLHEHQQVRILLAESLLGILSQRLLPRADGQGRVLALEVLIATPYVRELIKDEEKTPQIKEAMMEGSLHGMRTFDQHLVSLYTEGLISLEDALSAATSPHEFRLLLTKATGQAY encoded by the coding sequence ATGAGCGAAGCCTTTGTCCAGGAGGGAAAGGGAAGCCTCTTGGAGATGCTCAAGGCCATGGTCCAGGCCCGGGCCTCGGACATCCACCTGCAGGCGGGGGCCCCGCCGGTGATCCGGGTGGATGGCCGCCTGCGCCCTTTCGGCAACCGCCCCCTTACCCCCAAGGACACCGAGGCCATCGTCCGCGCCCTCCTTACCCCCGAGCAGCAAGAGGAGCTGGAGTACCGCAAGGAGATGGACTTCGCCTACACCATCCCCGGGGTGGCCCGCTTCCGCTGCAACCTCCTGCGCCAACGGGGCAGCTTCGGCCTGGTCATGCGGGTGGTGGCCGAGGTGATCCCCAGCTTTGAGGCCCTGGGCTTGCCCCGGGAGGTGATGGAGGGCCTGGCGGCCAAGGAGCGGGGGCTCATCCTGGTCACCGGGCCCACGGGAAGCGGCAAGAGCACCACCCTGGCCGCCCTCATCGACCACATCAACCTCCACTACGCCAAGAACATCATCACCATTGAGGACCCCATAGAGTTTTTGCACCGGCACAAGAAGAGCCTGGTGGTGCAGCGGGAGGTGGGCCTGGACACGGATAGCTTCTACTCCGGGGTGAAGTACGCCATGCGCCAGGACCCCGACGTGATCCTCATCGGGGAGATGCGGGACAAGGAGACGGTGGAGGCCGCCCTCATGGCCGCCCAGACCGGGCACCTGGTCCTCTCCACCCTGCACACCCTGGACGCCTGGCGCACCATCAACCGCATCATCGAGTTCTTCCCCTTGCATGAGCACCAGCAGGTGCGCATCCTCCTGGCCGAGTCCTTGCTGGGCATCCTCTCCCAACGCCTCCTGCCCCGGGCGGACGGGCAGGGCCGGGTCCTGGCCCTGGAGGTCCTCATCGCCACCCCCTACGTGCGGGAGCTCATCAAGGACGAGGAGAAGACCCCGCAGATCAAGGAGGCCATGATGGAGGGCTCCCTCCACGGGATGCGCACCTTTGACCAGCACCTGGTGAGCCTCTACACCGAAGGGCTCATCTCCCTGGAGGATGCCCTCTCCGCCGCCACCAGTCCCCACGAGTTCCGCCTCCTCCTCACCAAGGCCACAGGGCAGGCCTACTGA
- the panC gene encoding pantoate--beta-alanine ligase, whose product MNVVRTAAELRALLPREGVGFVPTMGYLHRGHLALVERARRENPFVAVSIFVNPLQFGPGEDYHRYPRDLERDRALLEAAGVDLLFAPGVEEVYPPGFATRVSVEGPLTALWEGQVRPGHFQGVATVVARLFLLLRPARAYFGEKDYQQLRVVRQMVRDLGFPLEVVGVPTVREEDGLALSSRNVYLSPETRAKASILYRALWAMREVAAKGGSVAQALRAGEETLAQVPEFRKDYLAIVHPETLLPLSHWVPGARGLVAGRFPEVRLIDNLEVHP is encoded by the coding sequence GTGAACGTGGTCCGCACCGCGGCGGAACTCCGGGCTCTCCTGCCCCGGGAAGGGGTGGGGTTTGTCCCCACCATGGGCTACCTGCACCGCGGGCACCTGGCCCTGGTGGAGCGGGCCCGGCGGGAAAACCCCTTCGTGGCGGTCTCCATCTTCGTCAACCCCCTGCAGTTCGGCCCAGGGGAGGACTACCACCGTTACCCCCGGGACCTGGAGCGGGACCGGGCCCTTCTGGAGGCCGCGGGGGTGGACCTCCTCTTCGCCCCTGGGGTAGAGGAGGTTTACCCCCCGGGCTTCGCCACCCGGGTGTCCGTGGAGGGACCCCTTACGGCCCTCTGGGAGGGGCAGGTCCGTCCCGGCCACTTCCAGGGGGTGGCCACGGTGGTGGCCCGGCTCTTCCTCCTCCTCCGCCCCGCGCGGGCCTACTTCGGGGAGAAGGACTACCAGCAGCTTCGGGTGGTGCGCCAGATGGTGCGGGACCTGGGCTTCCCCCTGGAGGTGGTGGGGGTGCCCACGGTGCGGGAGGAGGACGGATTGGCCCTTTCCAGCCGGAACGTGTACCTCTCCCCGGAAACCCGCGCCAAGGCCTCCATTCTCTACCGGGCCCTTTGGGCCATGCGGGAGGTGGCGGCAAAGGGGGGGAGCGTGGCCCAGGCCTTGCGGGCGGGGGAGGAGACCCTGGCCCAGGTGCCGGAGTTCCGCAAGGACTACCTGGCCATCGTCCACCCCGAGACCCTCCTGCCCCTTTCCCACTGGGTGCCGGGGGCCAGGGGCCTCGTGGCCGGGCGCTTTCCCGAGGTGCGCCTCATCGATAACCTGGAGGTCCACCCATGA
- the rsfS gene encoding ribosome silencing factor, which yields MVKTKEAVELIGRIKDLLWEKKAERVVALDLRAVSQSLDYFVVASATSTPHLQALERHLQEKLEEEGLRPRPTEGQSPRWVVLDYGEVVVHLMTPEAREYYDLEGFWADAERV from the coding sequence ATGGTGAAGACCAAGGAGGCGGTGGAGCTCATCGGCCGGATCAAGGATCTCCTTTGGGAAAAGAAGGCGGAGCGGGTGGTGGCCCTGGACCTCAGGGCCGTTTCCCAGAGCCTGGACTACTTCGTGGTGGCCAGCGCCACCAGCACCCCCCACCTGCAGGCCCTGGAGCGCCACCTGCAGGAAAAGCTGGAGGAGGAAGGCCTAAGGCCCAGGCCCACCGAGGGGCAGAGCCCCCGCTGGGTGGTCCTGGACTACGGCGAGGTGGTGGTCCACCTCATGACCCCCGAGGCCCGGGAGTACTACGACCTCGAGGGCTTCTGGGCTGACGCCGAGCGGGTCTAG
- a CDS encoding LCP family protein, translating into MRPRTSFLLLALALFLLALALSWPRPPKEEAVRPQRLGALPEMGVVVAARDIEYCGYHTPCGPGSRTDTIFYLRLQGQEVKAVALPRDLYSPVVGGKINAAYGRGGAELLKRAVAEATGMVAERHLILTLGSVARVVDAVGGVEVYLERPMRYTDRAARLFIDFPAGRLHLNGEDAVKYMRFRHEALGDYARLDRIKGVLGQVLRKAQDPRTWPALTLALREAWRELDTDLSLEEVLGGLPAVRGLRLSLVTLPTREGPGTFLYVDEEARARVLAALFGASPSASLPEVPLRLRGERSLLLWAQVLLRRVGAEPSLEEAEVVRSAVYAKDLEAGAYFADLFHLPLLSPHGPVEGVVVELGQDLLH; encoded by the coding sequence GTGCGCCCTAGGACCTCCTTCCTCCTCCTGGCCCTGGCCCTTTTCCTCCTGGCCCTGGCCCTTTCCTGGCCCCGACCCCCCAAGGAGGAGGCGGTGCGGCCCCAGCGCCTGGGCGCCTTGCCAGAGATGGGGGTGGTGGTGGCCGCCCGGGACATTGAGTACTGCGGCTACCACACCCCTTGTGGCCCGGGAAGCCGCACGGACACCATCTTTTACCTGCGCCTCCAGGGGCAGGAGGTCAAGGCGGTGGCCCTCCCCCGGGACCTCTATAGCCCTGTGGTGGGGGGGAAGATCAACGCCGCCTACGGCCGCGGGGGGGCGGAGCTCCTGAAGCGGGCGGTGGCCGAGGCCACGGGGATGGTGGCGGAGCGGCACCTGATCCTCACCCTGGGAAGCGTGGCCCGGGTGGTGGACGCCGTGGGGGGGGTGGAGGTCTACCTGGAGCGGCCCATGCGCTACACCGACCGGGCGGCCCGGCTCTTCATCGACTTCCCCGCGGGCCGGCTCCACCTCAACGGGGAGGATGCGGTGAAGTACATGCGCTTCCGCCACGAGGCCCTGGGGGACTACGCCCGCCTGGACCGGATCAAGGGGGTGCTGGGCCAGGTGCTGCGGAAGGCCCAGGACCCCCGTACCTGGCCCGCCCTCACCCTGGCCTTGCGGGAGGCCTGGCGGGAGCTGGACACCGATCTCAGCCTGGAGGAGGTCCTGGGCGGGCTGCCCGCGGTGCGGGGGCTGAGGCTTTCCCTGGTGACCCTGCCCACCCGGGAGGGGCCGGGCACCTTCCTCTACGTGGACGAGGAGGCCCGGGCCCGGGTCCTGGCCGCCCTCTTTGGCGCCTCCCCCAGCGCCTCCCTGCCGGAGGTCCCCTTGAGGCTCCGGGGGGAGCGGTCCCTCCTCCTTTGGGCCCAGGTCCTTTTGCGCCGGGTGGGGGCGGAGCCGAGCCTGGAGGAGGCGGAGGTGGTGCGCAGCGCCGTCTACGCCAAGGACCTCGAGGCCGGGGCCTACTTCGCCGACCTTTTCCACCTGCCCCTCTTGAGCCCCCACGGGCCTGTGGAGGGCGTGGTGGTGGAGCTGGGCCAGGACCTGCTACACTGA
- the yqeK gene encoding bis(5'-nucleosyl)-tetraphosphatase (symmetrical) YqeK, whose product MRSTDSTVELLEKVKALVRPERLAHILRVAELSREIAEKNGLDGERAYLAGLLHDAARDLPMEELLRLAPPENPVEEAHPLALHGRAARRLAEAWGVADREVLEAIEGHVYGVDPQNGLGMALYIADISEPGRGVNGEIRALALSGRLLEAYRQAVGNKVAYLQGKGIPIHPKTLEVYRGLQGAP is encoded by the coding sequence TTGAGAAGCACGGACTCTACCGTTGAACTCCTGGAGAAGGTGAAGGCCCTGGTGCGTCCCGAAAGGCTGGCCCATATCCTGCGGGTGGCCGAGCTTTCCCGGGAGATCGCCGAGAAAAACGGCCTGGATGGGGAGCGGGCCTACCTGGCGGGCCTCTTGCACGATGCCGCCCGCGACCTTCCCATGGAGGAGCTCCTGCGCCTGGCCCCACCGGAAAACCCCGTGGAGGAGGCCCATCCCTTGGCCCTCCACGGCCGGGCCGCCCGCAGGCTGGCCGAGGCCTGGGGGGTGGCGGACCGGGAGGTGCTGGAGGCCATCGAGGGGCACGTCTACGGGGTAGACCCCCAAAACGGCCTGGGCATGGCCCTGTACATCGCCGACATCTCCGAGCCCGGCCGGGGGGTCAACGGGGAGATCCGGGCCTTGGCCCTTTCCGGAAGGCTTCTGGAGGCCTACCGTCAGGCGGTGGGGAACAAGGTGGCCTACCTCCAGGGCAAGGGGATCCCCATCCACCCCAAGACCCTCGAGGTGTACCGTGGCCTTCAGGGTGCGCCCTAG
- the nadD gene encoding nicotinate-nucleotide adenylyltransferase, translating to MRIGLYGGSFDPIHLGHLLAASEAAAALGLDRVLFVVAARPPHKTPVAPPEARYEMVLLATAEDRRFAASRLELDRPGPSYTVDTLREARRLFPEDELFFITGADAYRDVLTWKEGEKLPQLATLVAVARPGYPLEGVPVPVIPLPVPEVGISSTEIRRRLREGKSVRYWVPRPVEVYLEKHGLYR from the coding sequence ATGCGCATCGGGCTCTACGGCGGCAGCTTTGACCCCATCCACCTGGGGCACCTCCTGGCCGCCAGCGAGGCGGCGGCCGCCTTGGGGCTGGACCGGGTCCTCTTCGTGGTGGCCGCCCGTCCGCCCCACAAGACCCCGGTAGCCCCCCCGGAGGCCCGGTACGAGATGGTCCTCCTGGCCACGGCGGAGGACCGGCGGTTTGCCGCCTCGAGGCTGGAGCTGGACCGGCCAGGCCCCAGCTACACCGTGGATACCCTGCGGGAGGCCCGGCGCCTCTTCCCCGAGGACGAGCTTTTCTTCATCACCGGGGCCGACGCCTACCGGGATGTCCTCACCTGGAAGGAAGGGGAGAAGCTGCCCCAACTGGCCACCCTGGTGGCGGTGGCCCGGCCCGGCTACCCCTTGGAGGGGGTGCCGGTCCCGGTCATCCCCCTCCCGGTGCCCGAGGTGGGCATCTCCAGCACGGAGATCCGGCGGCGGCTTCGCGAGGGGAAGAGCGTGCGTTACTGGGTTCCCCGCCCGGTGGAGGTGTACCTTGAGAAGCACGGACTCTACCGTTGA